GGGATTCAATTTAATTGCATTTATTTGCAAAAGCAATTCGGCTGTTTTTTCGGCAGTATCTTTATTAAAAATCATAGTACAAATGTATAAAGTTTTTGTAAACGACAAACCACTTTTTTTGACAAATGAAATCTCGCGCGAAACAGATTTCCAATTGTTCTTGTTGGAGAGTATTGATATCGAACAGCTTATTATAAAAATTTTTCAAAATAAAATTCAAAAAGCGATTCTATATCATCCCGACGAAAGTGAGATCATGAAAACCCTAAAAGCCAAGATTCCGGTAAATAAAGCGGGCGGAGGCTTTGTCTACAATAAGAAAGGCGAAGTCTTGTTCATCTTTAGAAACGGAAAATGGGATCTGCCAAAAGGCGGAATCGAGAAAGGGGAAGACATTGAAGCGACGGCTATGCGTGAGGTAGAGGAGGAGACGGGAGTAAACCAGCTTCGTATTACGAATAAACTTCAAAAAACCTATCATATCTTTAAACGCAACGGAAAATACAAACTCAAAATCACGCATTGGTTCGAAATGCAGTCTGATTTTGAAGGAACTCCTCACGGACAAATCGAGGAAGGAATCGAAAAAGTCGCCTGGTTAAACCCAGAACAAATCAAAGAAGCGCTTAAAAACTCATACGAGAATATCAAATTGTTGTTTGAAGAAGAAAAAATTCCAACGGAAAAAATTGAACCACCTGTAGCTTATCGATCGGCTCCAAATTCGAAATAATTAAATATTTGGGCGTGCCACCAATTAAAAAAAGACACAATAAACTTTGCGTTCATTGGGTCTTTTTTTAATTGCTGTCGGGCTATCCGCGCTACTTCGGTAGCTTGCTTCTATCCCTCACGCGAGAGCAAACAATATCATTTAGTGATTAAGAATTACCATTTAAGTTAGTTAAAAGATTATTCTCATTAAAAGTAGCAGTAATTATTTGACCATTTTTTTCAGCTTTCACTTCATTTCCATTAGAAGTCAATTCAAAACCTTTTTGAGAAAGATAATTTGAAAAAGCATTCTTGTGATTTTGAATTTCAAACGTCGAAATCAATTCTGGAAAAACAGTCAAAATTCTAGAAAATTCCTCGCTTTCAGTCTTATCAATTGCATCATCTTTTATTGTAACAACCATTGTTCCTTGACCGTAATTTCCAAGATAATAACCGCTTAAATTAAACATCGTAGTAGCAACCATTCCAATAAGATGTAAATCATTAGGAACAGCGTCAAATTTTCCAACGCTTAATAACTCTATATTGTTTTCTTCTCCATATTTCTTTAATGAAAGTGCTTGCTGCATAACAGATTCTGCATAACCGCCCGCTTTATTTTCCCAAAGCCAAAGCCAAGTTTCTGACGAATGCGAAAATGAACCCAAAACCTGCATCGGAAAAGTAAGATCATCACCAAAAGTGATTTCTTCTTTATTCATATCAACATTCCAAGAAAGACCACCAGTTATCTCAAATAGATTTCTTTGTTTTTCTAAAGCAAGAGCTCCAAATTTTTCTAAAAAATCATTTTCAGATGTGAAGTGTATGGTATTGTTTGATTGATTAGTTGTTGATTCTATATTTTCTTCTTTCTTTTTAAAAAGATTATTGAATAGCCCCATTTCTTTATGATTTTTAGAGTTTTAAATTGATGATTTCAAATATATAACTTTTAGGATAAGTCGGAAAAAAGTTAATTAAATTTATACTTGCTTTGTGAATTTTGAACTTTGCAATTGAAAAACTCATTCCGTAGGAATGTTTCATCGGTAGAAAAAAAATGAATTACAGTTATACGTTCCTTAGGAACGTTTGATTAACGGAGTAATTATGTCCATAAACAGGTGTCCTGTCAGGACACAATACATAATGATATTATTTTTTCTATCGATGAGATGTCCGTATTCTGTCACAAACGTTTCTCGCTTTGCGATATGGGACTTTTTAAAGACCACATCAAATCAAAAAAATCTACAAAACACGATAAACAGGATACTGCATATGAGCCTTTTCATAATAAACTGAATGTTTGTAAATCCAGTCCAATTGAGCTTCAGAATTTTTAGCAAATTCGCGGTCGTTTTGTTTTTTAGTTTCTAATGCTGCTTTTAGAGCTGGGTTTGCTTTTAAGAGATTCGCCGCAGTATCTTCAAAAATATATTCTGAGTAATGTTCTTTTTGCTGTAAAATAGGATCGAAGAAATTCCAATTAAAAAAAGAATCAATACCTTCTGGTTCAAAAACTTCTAGAAGATATTTTACACCTTTTTGAGTTGTTGGAACTAGGTAATCTCCTTTGGCGAAAGCCATTTTAACTATTTTAGAAGTTACGGTTGTGTTTCTGTGTAAATAATGCCCTTCGTAAGCAGACGGAACGGTTTTAAAATCTGAAATTCTGTAGCTTTCAACTTCTATAATTGTATCGTTTTTAATTTGCTTAAACGAGATATTATTGTTTTTCAAAAGGTCAATAATATTCCAATAACCACGCGGAATGATATAAGCAGACGGAATAACAACATCTTTTACCGATTTGAATTCTTTGATATACGGAACATCTTTTTGGTATGGTTTGGTTCTGTCATAATACAAACGATTTCCTGTTGTAGCTTCGCTTTTTTTGTAACCTGCTTCATAACCCAAAAACGAAAAAGTGGTCGCTTTTGTGCTATCCAGTTCCCATTTTAGAGTGTACGATTTTTTAGGCTGATATTGTTCTAAATTCTTTGCTCTTAAATCTTTTATCTTTTGATAATTCGCATCGGTAAAATCCAAAGTCGATTTCATGTATTCGTAAGTCATTTTTACACGTTCTGCGTATTTTTTCAGCATGTGTGTTTCCACCACAAAACCAATCGTATTAAATAGGGAAGTGTAACCCGTTGTGTATCGCGGACTATCGACAAACTGCCCAAAACCTTTGTCTGGAGTATCTTTAAACGAATCGACATAAGGCGTAGTTTCGATTTTCTTTTTCTGAAGATCTTTGACCAAAGCCGGCATCATTTCGTTATTCATAAAATCGCCCAAAACAGTTCCGAGTTTATTGTGCTGTGTCATAATGTACGTCAATTTGTATTGATAATCAGAGCCGTTACTTACGTGATTGTCAATAAAAACATCGGCATTTATCTTTTGAAAAATCTCGACAAAACTTTTAGTGTTTCTTGTGTCAGATTTCATCATATCGCGATTCAAATCGTAGTTTCTCGCATTTCCTCTGAAACCATAAATTTCTGGTCCGTCTTGATTGGCTCGTGTTGTAGAATTTCTATTTAACGCTCCGCCAATATTATAAACTGGAATGGTCACTAAAACCGTATTTTTAGGCGCTTTCAGTTTGCCTATTGCCAAATCTCTGTAGAATTGCATGGTTGCATCGATTCCGTCAGGTTCGCCTGCGTGGATTCCGTTATTCACAAATAAAACGGCTTTGGTTTTCTGTATTTTGTCAAAATCAAATTCTTTGTCAGCATTGAAGGTAATCATGTGCAAAGGTTCTCCAGAATCGGTTAGTCCCATTTCTTTCATTTGAATCGTTGGAAAATCGGCAGCAAGCATTTTAAAATAAGCTATAGTTTCTTGATAAGTTGCCGATTGGTTTCCGTTTCCTTTCTCAAAAAAAGTATCGTATTTTTTATTGTTTTGAGCGAAAAGGGTAATGGTGAAAAGTGAAATGAAAAAAGTAAAAAGTTTCATGTTTTGATTTTTTAATAGGAATCAAATATATAGTTTTTTATTTGTTTAAAAGTTTCAAGTTTCAGGTTTCAAGTTGATATGCTTTGTGTTTTTTTACCGCAAAGCACGCAAGGTTTTTTATATATGGATTTTATAAAAACGTAAAGTTCGCAAAGCTTTGAACTTAAACTTTGTGAGCTTTGTGTAAACCTTTGCGTGCTTTGCGGTTAAAAAACTTTCCCTACTTTTGCAAAATGAATAAAAAACACCATTCCAACGATATACTTTCGAATTTAGGGGTTAAAAGTCTAAACGAAATGCAGGAAATGGCACATGATGCCATTTTAAACGAAAACAATACTTTATTACTTTCTCCAACAGGATCTGGAAAAACATTGGCTTTCCTGCTTCCAATATTAGAATTGTTACAGCCAGAAGTGTTGTCTGTTCAGTGTTTGATTTTGGTTCCATCACGCGAATTGGGACTTCAAATTGAACAGGTTTGGAAAAAAATGGGAACGCAATACAAAGTTAATATTTGTTACGGTGGACATTCAATAGAAACTGAAATCAAGAATTTAAGCAATCCGCCAGCGGTTTTAATTGGAACGCCTGGAAGAATCGCTGATCATATTGAAAGAGAAACTTTTAGAACAGATAAAATTCAAACTTTAATTTTGGATGAATTTGATAAATCGCTTCAATTAGGATTTCACGAACAGATGTCTTTTATCATCGGAAGGTTATCTAAAGTAAATAAAAGAGTTTTGGTTTCGGCGACGTCTGATATTGAAATTCCGAAATATACACGAGTGGTAAATCCGGTTGTTTTGGATTTTATTCCAGAGGAGGAAGAGAAAGCAAATCTTTCGATGAAAATGGTGATTTCGTCAGCAAAAGATAAACTGCAAAGTTTATTCAATTTGATTTGCTCTTTAAAATCAGAATCGGCAATTATTTTCTGTAATCATCGTGATGCTGCTGAACGCATTAGTGACACCTTAAACGAAAAAGGGATCTATTCGGTGTATTATCATGGCGGAATGGATCAGGAAGAACGTGAGCGCGCCTTAATTCAGTTTCGAAACGGAAGTGTTACATATTTAGTGACAACCGATTTGGCAGCGAGAGGTTTGGATATTCCAGAAATGAAGCATGTTATTCATTATCATCTGCCTTTAAAAGAAGACGAGTTTACACATCGTAACGGTCGTACAGCGCGTATGCAGGCGACGGGAACGGCGTATATTATCATTCACGAAAGTGAAAAAAAGTTAGATTACATTGATTATGAAATGGAGGTTTTGGATGTTGAAGGTAAAGTTTCGTTGCCAAACCCACCTCAATTTCAAACGATTTATATCAGCGGTGGAAAGAAAACCAAACTGAATAAATTTGATATTGTTGGATTCTTTTCGCAAAAGGGAAAACTAGAAAAAGACGATTTAGGTTTGATTGAAGTAAAAGATTTTGTTTCGTTTGCGGCGGTAAAATACAATAAAGTAAAAGATCTTCTGAAGAATATTAAGGATGAAAAAATGAAAGGGAAGAAGTTTAAAATAGAAGTCGCCCGAAATGTGATCAAGAAAGAAGAAGAGGAGAAGAGAGGGAAATATTGATTTTAGGTAATTAGAGGAAAGAAGCAAGATGTAAGATGCAAGAAGCAAGATGTAGATATGAAGATTGGAATTTTAAGTTTTAAAATTTATTTCCTTGTATTTCAATAGTTTAGGATTGTGTGGCTAAGTTTTACAATTTTATGTTAAAAAAATAACGAATTGATAGGTGTTTTTTCAATATTTCTGTGTTTTTTTGTGTTCGTAAAATTGTAACCCCAAATACTATATGAAAAAGATTATTACTCTTGCCGCATTGTTTTTTACTTTTGTTTCGTTTGCACAGGTTAAGGTTCTAGAAACGGTTCCTGTAGAAAAATTAGGAAAAGTAAATAACAACTACATTCAGAAAATTGGTGACGAATACACTGTGTATTACACTATTGTTCAAAGTGATGACGATTCGACTTTGAGAAAATTTTCATTCAAGAACATCGATAATGCTTATAACTCTTTATACAACATTATCATGGGCGGATTTACAGCTTCTCCGTTGTACGATATCAAATTAGAGTTACCTAACAACTACATTTGGTTGCACTACACAGGAAATGTAGTTCCAGACAAAGCTACAGTTCAGTTTATGGTTTCTGGTAAAGAAAGAGACGCAGCAACAAACAACGTTTCTGAGCCATTCGTAAAAGACCAAATCAATAAATTATTCCAAAAGTAATTTTTAAGGTTCAAAGGCTCAAAGTTTCTAAGGAACAAAGTTTTTAACCTTTATCTATAATTATAAAAAGCTGTTCTAATCGAACAGCTTTTTTTTGTTTCAAGTTTAAGGTTGATACACTTTGTCTTTAATTTTAACGCAAAGCTCGCTAAGTTTTTTTATTTAAAGGCTTTTAAAAGTACAAAGTTCGCAAAGCTTTGTGAATAAAACTTTGTGAACTTTGCGTAAATCTTTTTGTGTTTTGCGGTTAAATAGTGAGTATTCTAAAAAAAAAACTTAGAATCTTAGCATCTCAGAACCTTAGCAACTTTATTTAAATCTTCTTCACGTATTGCGTAATAATCACAATCTGTTGGCCATCTACTTTTCCTTCAATATATTCGGTGTTTTCGTGGTCTAAACGAATGTTTCTAACAGCAGTTCCTTGTTTGGCAACCATGCTAGAACCTTTTACTTTAAGATCTTTGATTAAAACTACAGAATCTCCATGTTGTAGTACTACACCGTTGCTATCACGGTGAACCAATTTATTCTCTTCATCTTCGCCTTCTCCTGTTGCTTTTGCCCATTCTAGAGTATCTTCATCCAGATACATCATATCTAGCAATTCTTGTGGCCATCCTGCAGCGCGCATACGGCTTAACATTCTCCAAGCTACAACCTGCACGGGAATATTTTCGTTCCACATGCTGTCATTAAGGCATCTCCAGTGATTTAAATCGACGTTGTCTGGATTTTCAATTTGGTCAATACAAGTGTTACAGGCTAATACAGCTTCATCAATTCCGCCTTTTTTAGTTGGCAGGACTTGATAAACTTTTAAATTTTCTTCATTTCCGCAAAGTTCACATTTAGATCCGCTTCGTTTGCTTAATTCTCTTTCGATGCTCATTGTTTGGTGTTTATTTTAAAAATGCGAAATTACTTATATTTTACTTCGCTGGCAAGTTTTATGGTTTGTTATTGCACTATTTTGTGATCCTAACCGCATCTGGAACCAACATCTCATATTCGCCACCATGACGCAATACATCGCGTACAATGCTTGAACTGATAAATGAAGTGCTTGCGGCTGTCAATAAGAAAACGGTTTCTATTTTAGACAATTTTCTATTGGTGTGTGCAATTGCTTTTTCGAATTCGAAATCGGCTGGGTTGCGCAATCCTCGCAAGATGAAGTTTGCTTTTTCTTTTTTTGCCAAATCGATTGTTAATCCTTCATAAGTAATAACCGAAACTTTTGGTTCGTCTTTGAAAGTTTCTTCAATAAAACGCTTTCTTTCTTCTAATGAAAACATGTATTTTTTTTCGGCATTGACACCAATGGCAATTACAATTTCATCAAATAAAGGAATGGCTCTTTTGATAATGTCTTCGTGTCCTAACGTAATTGGGTCAAATGATCCTGGAAATATGGCTTTTCGCATTTTCTTTTCTTTTTAAGGTTCAAAGCTGCAAAGACATAAAGGCGCAAATTAAATGAAATTGGCCAAAGCTTTGCTTTTTGAAATTTATAATTTGAAATTTATTCTAAGTTATTCTTTTGGTATTTATCGCTTCGACCCATTCTTCTCTTTTACAGACATCACATTTTGCATTTCCTTTTTTAACTTCTTGCGTGTGTCCGCAGAAAGAACAAGCATAGATTCCGTCGGTTGGAATGAATTTGCTCTTAGCATTAAACAAGGAAGGCAAAATAGGAAGTCCGTATTTTACATTTTCGTCTGGATAGTAAAAAACACTTATTTCGCCACTTGGTTCTATAAAAGCATGTTTTACCTGCCCTAAATGCTCTATTGATTTTACACGAAGTTCTGAGAAAAATTCATCTTGTGCCAAAGTTTCTTTTTTAAAACTCGATATAGAAAATTTTCCATCATTGATTAAACATTCCGTTTTACCTTCTATAAACTCTTCGAATTTTTTGCTTTTTCCAGTAAGCCATGTCACAGATCGGTACAAAATAATGATGACCAAAAAGACAATTGCTGCAGGAACGATTCCAACATCTTCATAAAACATAGGATCGCCAGCAGCAGAACCCAATGCAATAATGATTACGGTTTCGAAAATTGATAATTGTTTGACACCCCTTTTACCAGCTAGTTTTAGCGTTAGCAGCAAAATGGTAAACATTACTGTCGAACGAAATATTACTTCCAAAAGAAAAACTTCTGGCAATTCATTAAAAAATAGTCTATTCCATTCGAAGATTTGTTTCATTTTTTTTGAAGGTGCTAAGGTTCTAAGTTGCTGAGATTCTAAGTTTTTTTCGCGGCGGACTTCAATTCGCTCAGTAGGACATAGTATATTAAAAAAAGGTTCTGAAATCTTAGTAACTTAGAATCTCAGAACCTTAGTATCTTTAAGAAAGGGCTAGCTCAATTGCATTAGTGAATAGATCTTCTAAAGAAATTCCAGCTGCTTTTGCTTGCTGCGGAATCAAACTTTCTGTCGTTAAACCTGGAATGGTATTCATTTCTAGCATATGAGGTTCGTCGTTTACGATAATGAATTCGCTTCTTGAGAAGCCTTTCATTTTTAAAACTTCGTAAGCACGTTTTGCCGTTTCGCTTACTTTCTTGGTCAATTCGTCAGAGATTCTCGCTGGCGTGATTTCTTGCGATTTTCCTTCGTATTTAGCTTCATAATCAAAGAAATCATTATCTGATACAATTTCTGTAATTGGCAATACTTTAATTTCTCCTTGATAGTTGATAACCCCAACAGAAACTTCAGTTCCGTCAAGGAAACTTTCGATGATGATTTCGTTGTCTTCTTTATAGGCAACTTCTATCGCGATTGGTAATTCTGCTTCGGTTTTTACTTTCGAGATTCCGAAACTTGAACCTGCTTTGTTTGGTTTTACGAAACAAGGCAATCCAACTTTTTTAACGATTTCTGCGGTATTGATTTCGTCTCCTTTATTCAAGTAATAAGAGATCGCTGTTTTAATTCCGTATGGTTTTAAAACCGATAATAAATCTCTTTTATTGAATGTTAGTGCCGATTGGTAATAATCACAAGAAGATTGTGGCAGACCAATCAATTCGAAATACGCTTGCATTAATCCGTCTTCGCCTGGAGTTCCGTGAATGGCGTTGA
The Flavobacterium humidisoli DNA segment above includes these coding regions:
- a CDS encoding NUDIX hydrolase → MYKVFVNDKPLFLTNEISRETDFQLFLLESIDIEQLIIKIFQNKIQKAILYHPDESEIMKTLKAKIPVNKAGGGFVYNKKGEVLFIFRNGKWDLPKGGIEKGEDIEATAMREVEEETGVNQLRITNKLQKTYHIFKRNGKYKLKITHWFEMQSDFEGTPHGQIEEGIEKVAWLNPEQIKEALKNSYENIKLLFEEEKIPTEKIEPPVAYRSAPNSK
- a CDS encoding DUF6882 domain-containing protein: MGLFNNLFKKKEENIESTTNQSNNTIHFTSENDFLEKFGALALEKQRNLFEITGGLSWNVDMNKEEITFGDDLTFPMQVLGSFSHSSETWLWLWENKAGGYAESVMQQALSLKKYGEENNIELLSVGKFDAVPNDLHLIGMVATTMFNLSGYYLGNYGQGTMVVTIKDDAIDKTESEEFSRILTVFPELISTFEIQNHKNAFSNYLSQKGFELTSNGNEVKAEKNGQIITATFNENNLLTNLNGNS
- a CDS encoding M14 family metallopeptidase; translated protein: MKLFTFFISLFTITLFAQNNKKYDTFFEKGNGNQSATYQETIAYFKMLAADFPTIQMKEMGLTDSGEPLHMITFNADKEFDFDKIQKTKAVLFVNNGIHAGEPDGIDATMQFYRDLAIGKLKAPKNTVLVTIPVYNIGGALNRNSTTRANQDGPEIYGFRGNARNYDLNRDMMKSDTRNTKSFVEIFQKINADVFIDNHVSNGSDYQYKLTYIMTQHNKLGTVLGDFMNNEMMPALVKDLQKKKIETTPYVDSFKDTPDKGFGQFVDSPRYTTGYTSLFNTIGFVVETHMLKKYAERVKMTYEYMKSTLDFTDANYQKIKDLRAKNLEQYQPKKSYTLKWELDSTKATTFSFLGYEAGYKKSEATTGNRLYYDRTKPYQKDVPYIKEFKSVKDVVIPSAYIIPRGYWNIIDLLKNNNISFKQIKNDTIIEVESYRISDFKTVPSAYEGHYLHRNTTVTSKIVKMAFAKGDYLVPTTQKGVKYLLEVFEPEGIDSFFNWNFFDPILQQKEHYSEYIFEDTAANLLKANPALKAALETKKQNDREFAKNSEAQLDWIYKHSVYYEKAHMQYPVYRVL
- a CDS encoding DEAD/DEAH box helicase, whose translation is MNKKHHSNDILSNLGVKSLNEMQEMAHDAILNENNTLLLSPTGSGKTLAFLLPILELLQPEVLSVQCLILVPSRELGLQIEQVWKKMGTQYKVNICYGGHSIETEIKNLSNPPAVLIGTPGRIADHIERETFRTDKIQTLILDEFDKSLQLGFHEQMSFIIGRLSKVNKRVLVSATSDIEIPKYTRVVNPVVLDFIPEEEEKANLSMKMVISSAKDKLQSLFNLICSLKSESAIIFCNHRDAAERISDTLNEKGIYSVYYHGGMDQEERERALIQFRNGSVTYLVTTDLAARGLDIPEMKHVIHYHLPLKEDEFTHRNGRTARMQATGTAYIIIHESEKKLDYIDYEMEVLDVEGKVSLPNPPQFQTIYISGGKKTKLNKFDIVGFFSQKGKLEKDDLGLIEVKDFVSFAAVKYNKVKDLLKNIKDEKMKGKKFKIEVARNVIKKEEEEKRGKY
- a CDS encoding PhnA domain-containing protein; translated protein: MSIERELSKRSGSKCELCGNEENLKVYQVLPTKKGGIDEAVLACNTCIDQIENPDNVDLNHWRCLNDSMWNENIPVQVVAWRMLSRMRAAGWPQELLDMMYLDEDTLEWAKATGEGEDEENKLVHRDSNGVVLQHGDSVVLIKDLKVKGSSMVAKQGTAVRNIRLDHENTEYIEGKVDGQQIVIITQYVKKI
- the coaD gene encoding pantetheine-phosphate adenylyltransferase, coding for MRKAIFPGSFDPITLGHEDIIKRAIPLFDEIVIAIGVNAEKKYMFSLEERKRFIEETFKDEPKVSVITYEGLTIDLAKKEKANFILRGLRNPADFEFEKAIAHTNRKLSKIETVFLLTAASTSFISSSIVRDVLRHGGEYEMLVPDAVRITK
- a CDS encoding DUF421 domain-containing protein, whose product is MKQIFEWNRLFFNELPEVFLLEVIFRSTVMFTILLLTLKLAGKRGVKQLSIFETVIIIALGSAAGDPMFYEDVGIVPAAIVFLVIIILYRSVTWLTGKSKKFEEFIEGKTECLINDGKFSISSFKKETLAQDEFFSELRVKSIEHLGQVKHAFIEPSGEISVFYYPDENVKYGLPILPSLFNAKSKFIPTDGIYACSFCGHTQEVKKGNAKCDVCKREEWVEAINTKRIT
- a CDS encoding D-alanine--D-alanine ligase, which gives rise to MKNIAIIMGGYSSEYKISLISGNVVYQYLDKTKYNGFRIHIFKEKWVYVDQNDAEFPIDRNDFSVTVNGEKITFDCVFNAIHGTPGEDGLMQAYFELIGLPQSSCDYYQSALTFNKRDLLSVLKPYGIKTAISYYLNKGDEINTAEIVKKVGLPCFVKPNKAGSSFGISKVKTEAELPIAIEVAYKEDNEIIIESFLDGTEVSVGVINYQGEIKVLPITEIVSDNDFFDYEAKYEGKSQEITPARISDELTKKVSETAKRAYEVLKMKGFSRSEFIIVNDEPHMLEMNTIPGLTTESLIPQQAKAAGISLEDLFTNAIELALS